A region from the Lentisphaera profundi genome encodes:
- a CDS encoding glycosyltransferase family 4 protein has translation MKIAHIITRMIIGGAQENTLLSCMGQVRDGHEVFLITGPTSGPEGELLKKHDTEGLKIIEVPDLIRSINPLKDLRCYYALRQIIKDEKFDVVHTHASKAGIIGRAAAWKEKVSAVIHTVHGPPFHRYEKAWKNKIYIESEKFAAKRCHQLLCVADAMTDQYVEAAVAPREKFKTVHSGMNLEPYTDEPDVCGVRKAVREELNLADDAIVVVKVARLFELKGHDFLLDAAEAVCKKHPQLHFILVGDGLLRSEIEADLEQRGLTDRFRFTGLVLPTEVPRYVIAADILCHLSLREGLPRAVVQGLAAAKPAIVFNLDGAPEVVKHNVTGYLCEAENLADVEAALVELCESPQKRQSMGQAGRDLVKKLFSTNRMVKRLEEEYEILLGKSAK, from the coding sequence TTGAAAATAGCTCATATTATTACCCGAATGATTATTGGGGGCGCTCAGGAAAACACTTTGCTATCCTGCATGGGACAGGTGAGAGATGGTCACGAAGTTTTCCTCATAACCGGTCCGACTTCTGGTCCTGAAGGGGAATTACTTAAGAAGCATGACACTGAGGGATTGAAAATAATCGAAGTTCCAGATTTGATCCGCAGTATTAATCCACTAAAAGACCTGCGCTGTTACTATGCGCTTCGTCAGATTATTAAAGACGAGAAATTTGACGTCGTCCATACTCATGCCTCAAAGGCGGGGATTATTGGTCGTGCAGCTGCGTGGAAAGAAAAAGTATCTGCGGTCATCCATACAGTGCATGGTCCTCCTTTTCATCGTTATGAAAAAGCGTGGAAAAATAAAATTTATATTGAAAGTGAAAAGTTTGCAGCGAAGCGTTGCCATCAACTTTTATGCGTGGCCGATGCGATGACAGATCAATATGTGGAAGCAGCTGTGGCGCCACGTGAGAAGTTTAAAACGGTTCATAGTGGAATGAATTTGGAGCCATACACAGACGAGCCAGATGTTTGCGGAGTACGCAAAGCCGTTCGAGAAGAATTAAATTTAGCTGATGATGCCATAGTAGTGGTGAAAGTTGCTCGCCTTTTTGAGCTAAAAGGGCACGACTTTCTGCTTGATGCCGCTGAGGCAGTCTGTAAAAAACATCCCCAACTTCATTTTATTTTGGTTGGCGACGGCTTATTACGCTCAGAAATTGAAGCGGATTTAGAGCAGCGTGGTTTGACTGATCGTTTTCGTTTTACGGGCTTAGTTCTTCCTACAGAAGTGCCACGTTATGTTATTGCCGCGGATATACTTTGTCATTTATCTTTGCGAGAAGGCTTGCCACGAGCAGTGGTCCAAGGCTTAGCAGCTGCGAAACCCGCAATTGTCTTTAATCTGGATGGAGCACCTGAAGTGGTGAAGCACAATGTAACTGGCTATCTCTGTGAGGCGGAAAATTTAGCAGATGTTGAAGCTGCATTAGTAGAGCTCTGTGAATCGCCTCAAAAACGTCAAAGCATGGGGCAGGCAGGACGTGATTTAGTTAAGAAATTATTCAGTACAAATCGTATGGTGAAACGCCTTGAAGAAGAGTACGAGATCCTCCTAGGAAAAAGCGCTAAATAA